GGTGGTGCTCTCCGCGGCGATCAAGGCGATCCCCGGCGACATCATCGAAGCGGCCCGCCTCGACGGCGTGAACGCCTGGCAGATGTTCTGGCGGGTGACGATGCCGAGCATCCGGCCGGCGCTGATCGTCGTCGTGGTGACCATCTCGATCGCCACCCTCAAGGTCTTCGACATCGTCCGGACCATGACCAACGGCAACTACGACACCGGTGTGATCGCCAACGAGATGTACAACCAGGCGTTCCGCTACGGCCAGAACGGATACGGCTCGGCTCTGGCGGTGTTCCTGTTCGTCCTGGTCATCCCGATCGTCATCTATCAGATCCGCAACCTGCGCAAGCAGCGGGAGGTGTGAGCCCATGACCACTACCACGCCCCCCGTGGCCGCCCCGGCCACCAGCGGGGAGGAGCAGCCCCGTACCCGGGTCGGCCGGGTCCGCAAGCGGCTCAACACACCCGCCGCGACGATCGTCGCGATCGTCATCGCGGTGATCTGGACGATCCCGACCTTCGGCCTGTTCGTCTCGTCGTTCCGACCGGCGGAGGAGATCCGGACCACCGGCTGGTGGACCTTCTTCACCAACCCCCAGGTCACCCTGGAGAACTACCAGGACGTGCTCTTCGGTCGATCCTCGTCGTCCGGGCAGCTCTCCAGCTACTTCATCAACTCGCTGGTGATCACGATCCCGTCGGGGCTGTTCCCACTGGCGTTCGCCGCGCTCGCCGCGTACGCCCTGGCCTGGATCAACTTCCGGGGCCGGGACCTGATCTACATCTGCATCTTCGCCCTGCAGATCGTGCCGTTGCAGATGGCGCTGGTGCCGCTGCTGCGGTTCTTCTCCCAGGGCACCACGATCGGTGGCATCACCCTCACCCCGGCCTGGGGACTGGACAGCTACGAACGCTATGTCCAGGTCTGGTTCGCGCACACCTGCTTCGCCCTGCCGCTCGGCGTCTTCCTGTTACACAACTTCGTGTCGCAGCTGCCGAAGGATCTGATGGAGGCGGCCCGGGTCGACGGCGCCACCCACCCGAAGATCTTCCGGACCATCGTGCTGCCGCTGATCGCCCCGGCACTGGCCGCGTTCGGCATCTTCCAGTTCCTCTGGGTCTGGAACGACCTGCTGGTCGCGTTGATCTTCGCCGGCGGCGAGAGTCGGGTGGCACCGTTGACGGTACGGCTGGCCGAACTGGCCGGCACCCGGGGCGACGAATGGCAACGGCTGACCTCCGGTGCGTTCGTCTCGATCATCGTGCCGTTGATCGTCTTCCTCTCGCTGCAGCGGTACTTCGTCCGAGGGCTGCTCGCCGGAAGTGTGAAGGGCTGAGTCCGGGCCGCCCGGGCACCACCGGGCACACGCCGAGTCGACCCAGGACCAGAGACCCATGACCAGAATCGACGACGTCGCCCGACTCGCCGGGGTCTCCACGGCGACCGTGTCGCGGGCCCTGCGGGGCCTGCCCACGGTCACCGAGGCGACCCGGCTGCGGGTGCTCGACGCCGCCGCCCGCCTCGGCTACATCGCCTCGCCGAGCGCGTCACGCCTCGCCGGAGGCAAGACCCGGGCCGTCGCCGTCGTGGTGCCCCGGATCACCCGCTGGTTCTTCAGCACGGTCGTCGAGGCCGCCGAGGACACCCTGCAAGAAGCCGGCTACAGCCTGCTGCTCTACAACCTCGGCGGTCGGGAACGGACCCGGCACCGGCTGTTGCAGACCGCCAACCTGCACCAGCGGGTGGACGCGATGATGCTGATCGCGACCCCGCTGGAGCCGTCGGACTTCGCGGCGATCACCGCGTCGGCGATGCCCGGCGTCACGGTCAGCTCCGGCACCGTGGTGCCCGGCTGGCCGAGCGTCCGGATCGACGATGTGGCGGCGGCCCGGTCCGCCACAGCACATCTGATCGGGCTCGGGCACCGGCGGATCGCCCACATCTCCGGCAGCTCCGCCGACGAACTGGCCTTCACCACTCACCTGGACCGGCGACGCGGCTACCAGGAGGCGCTGATCGCCGCCGGGCTGACCACGGATCCGGCGCTGGACGTGGAGGGCGACTTCACCATCAGCGGCGGCGGACGGGCCACCACCGAACTGCTCCGCCGCGACCCGCTGCCGAGCGCGATCTTCGCCGCCTGCGACGAGATGGCGTTCGGCGCGATCGCCGTCCTGCGCCAGGCCGGACTGCGGGTCCCCGCCGACGTCAGTGTGATCGGTGTGGACGACCACGACGTCGCCCGCGTCGTCGGCCTCACCACGGTGGCGCAACCCGCCGCCGAGCAGGGTCGGCTCGCCGCTCGCGCGCTCCTCGGCCCGTTACGCGGCGCGGGGCGCGACGAACCGGTCGCGTCGGTGATCCTGCCCACCCGACTGATCCTGCGAGAGTCGACCGCGCCGCCTGCGGGAACGCGGTGAACCGAAAGCCGGCCGGACCAGTGAACCGAAAGCCGGCAGACCCAGTGAACCGAAGATCAGCAGGCAAGATGGACCGCTACGTGAGGCGAGGAGTACCGCAGTGAGCACCCCAGCAGCCCGTACCCGCGACGACGCCGCCACCCGATGGTGGCGGCAGGCGGTCATCTACCAGATCTATCCCCGGTCCTTCGCCGACTCCGACGGCGACGGCATCGGCGATCTGCCCGGTGTCACCGCCCGGCTGGACCACCTGGTCGCCCTCGGCGTCGACGCGGTCTGGCTGTCGCCGTTCTATCCGTCGCCGCAGGCCGACGCCGGCTACGACGTCGCCGACTACCGCGACGTCGACCCGATCTTCGGGCGGCTCGCCGACGCCGACCAGCTGATCGCCGAAGCGCACGACCGGGGCCTACGGGTCATCGTCGATCTGGTGCCCAACCACACCTCGTCGGCACACCGGTGGTTCGTCGAAGCCCTCGCCGCCGCACCGGGCGACGCCGCCCGGCAGCGTTACATCTTCCGCGACGGCCGGGGCCCGAACGGCGACCAACCCCCCAACAGCTGGCACTCCGTCTTCGGCGGACCCGCCTGGACCCGGACCGAGAACCCGGACGGCAGCCCGGGACAGTGGTACCTGCACCTGTTCGACGCCGGCCAGCCGGATCTCAACTGGGACAACCCGCTGGTACGGGACGAGTTCATCGACATCCTGCGGTTCTGGCTCGACCGGGGCGTCGACGGGTTCCGGGTGGACGTGGCACACGGCCTGGTCAAGCAGGCCGACCTGGCCGACTGGCACTACCCGGAGGAGACCTACTCCGGCGAACACGTCGACCTGCCCCGACCACCGATGTGGGACCAGGACGGCGTCCACGACGTCTACCGGCAGTGGCGCGAGGTGCTCGACGGGTATCCCGGCGAGCAGATCCTGGTCGCCGAGGCCTGGGTGCAGCCCGCCGAACGCCTCGCCGCCTACGTCCGCGCCGACGAGATGCACCAGGCGTTCAACTTCGAATACCTGGAGGCGGCCTGGACCGCCGACGCGCAGCGTACGGTGATCGAACGGTCGTTGGCCGCCGCCGACGCGGTCGGCGCCCCGACGACCTGGGTACTGTCCAACCACGACGTGCTGCGGCACGCGACCCGGCTGGCGCTGCCGGTCGGCGCCCCCCGGCCGAACGGCATCGGCGCGGACGACCCGCAGCCGGACCCGGCGCTGGGGCTACGCCGGGCCCGCGCCGCCAGCCTGCTGATGCTGGCCCTGCCCGGCTCGGCCTACCTCTACCAGGGTGAGGAGCTGGGGCTTCCGGAGCACACCACGCTGCCGGACGAGGTCCGGCAGGACCCGACCTGGCGACGCAGCGGGCACACCCAGCGGGGCCGCGACGGCTGCCGGGTGCCGATCCCCTGGGAGGCCGACGCCCCGTCGTACGGGTTCGGACCGACCGACGCCAGTTGGCTGCCGCAGCCACCGGTCTGGGCCGAGTACGCGGCGGACCGGCAGGTCGGGGTGCCGGGCTCGACGTACGAGATGTATCGCACCGCGCTGGCGCTGCGCCGCGAACACGGTCTCGGTGCCGGCGAACTCCGCTGGTTGGATTCGCCGCCGGACGTCCTCGCGTTCCAGGTCGGTGCGTCGAACGGCGAGTCGACCGGCGACGAGCCCGGTGGGCTGATCGTGATCACCAACTTCAGCGCCGGGCCGGTACCGCTGCCACCGGGCCTCGAACCGGTGCACGTCAGCGGCCCGCTCGACGACGGTGACCGGGTGCCGACAGACATCACCGTCTGGGCTCGGCAGCGTCGCTGACCGGCTCCGGGCCGGCGGCTGACGTACCGCCGCCGGCCGCCCGGCCGGTGAGCAGGGTGTGCACGTCGTCGATGTCACACGGGGCGGTCCGGGACGCCAGCCAGTACATGATCCCGGTCGGGACGAAGAACAGCTGGAACACGGCGAGCCCGACCGCGTAGTTCATCGGCGGCGGCACCGCCCCACCGATGGCCCGCAGGGCGACCGGCAGCAACGCGTTGCCGGTCGCCCGACCGACCCCGTTGACCAGGTTGCCGAGGCTGTAGACGGTGCCCCGGTGCTCCGGCGGGTTGACGTCGGCGATCAACGCGAACCAGTTCGGCGAGTTGGCCGAGGTCAACGCCAACGCGAGCAGGGCGGTCAGGAAGGCCAGCCCGATCGTCGGCTCGCTGAACACACCGCGCAGCACGGCGGCGGTCACCGTACCCGCGCCGGCGCCGTCGGGCACGTCGATGCGCATCGGGACGAAGAACAACACCAGGTAGAACGGCACCGCCGCGAGGATGCCGACGGCCGCGACCAAGGCCCGGCCCCGAGGGGTACGCCGTTGCAGCCGGTCGCCGACCAGTCCACCGACGATCGACAACGCCCCGCCGAGCTGGAACAACGTGGCGAAGACGCTGCCGACGACGATCGCCGTACCGGCGGTGTAGCCCTGGTCCTCGGCGCGGGCCCGGAACAGCGCCGGCAGCCAGACCAGTGAGCCGAACGCCACCTGCGCGGTGAGCCCCTGCGCCACCAGCCAGACGTTGGTGCGTCGCCGGGCGATCGTCGGCAGGTCGGCCCGGCTGATCCGGTGCTCGTACTCGCCGCCGGCGGCGAACCGGCCGGCCAGCTCCGGCTGGCTCTGCCCGCGCCGCACGTCGACGGTGAACAGGTACGCGACCGTGGCGACCAGCCCGGCGGCGGCGAGCACCAGGAACGGCCGCCGCCAGTCGGCGTGCCCGAGCAGTCCGCCGAGCAGGGTCCCGGCGAGGGTGCCGACGCCCTGCGACAGCCCCCAGAAGCCCATCACCAGACCCCGCCGGGCCGGGGTGATCAGGTCGCTGACGACGGAGAACCCGACCGAGGCGACCGCGCCCAGCCCGATGGCGGCGACCAGTTGGGCGGCGAAGAACAGCGGGTAGCTGCCCGCGAGGGCGGTACCGGCCGCGCCGAGGCCCCAGATCACCGTACCGGCCATCAGCAGCGGTTTGCGGTTGCCGCGGTCGCCGACGTACGCCCAGCCGACCGCAGCGATCGCGCTGACCAGGAACGTCGCGGCGGTGACCGCGCCGATCGCCCCTTCCGGTACGGCGTACGTGTCGGCGATGCTGCCGTACAGCGGCGGAACCAGGCCGATCGCCACGTTGTCCAGCGAGGCGAGCACGATGAACACGACGACGCTGTAGATGCGGTGCGCCCGCCCACCGGTCAGCGTCATGCCGACGAGTATGGATCAGCGCACCCGACTGCCGATGGTCGGGCACAGGCTTCCCGCCACCCGATTACGGACCTCAACGCGACACGCCTGACCCGAGTGCCCGTCAACGATCTTCAGCCTCTGGACGATCTCGGCGTTCGTCGAACACTCGGTGATCTTGATCGGTTGACGTGCGACGTAGGCCGACGGCGACTTGCCGACAGCCGCCGCCCGCTCCTTGACCGGCTCGGCGACATCATCGGACATGTCTCGGATATTCAGCGTGGCGACGAAGGGCGGCTAGCGCCTTGCCAGCTCGCCGCAGGTCACCTCGGACAGCACGTCATGATGCGCGGGACACGCCTTGGTCCGGTGACCGGTCGACGAGCCGGTACGACGGCAGGTCGCGTCGGCGGATCAGCCACTCGGCGACGATCACGTTGGGCAACCAGGACAGGAACGGCACGGCGGCGTAGGCGGTCTCGAACAGCAGGTCCGGGTCCGTGTCCGGTCCGGCGAACGGCAACTGTACGACGATGAGGACGCCGACCCACGAGCGCAGGGTCACAGCGGCGAACGTCAACGCGTAGTTGCGGATCATCCAGGCCTGGTGCTGGCGCAGGTCCCGCCGCCGCGCGGTGTCGAAGCCGCGCCACGCCGTGTACGCCCACAGCACCGCGACCGCACCGAACCCGAAGAAGCCGACTATCCGGGCGTGGTTGAACGGCAGCATCACCAGCGCACACACCGCCGCGACGCCGACGGTGAGCAGG
The sequence above is a segment of the Solwaraspora sp. WMMD406 genome. Coding sequences within it:
- a CDS encoding MFS transporter, yielding MTLTGGRAHRIYSVVVFIVLASLDNVAIGLVPPLYGSIADTYAVPEGAIGAVTAATFLVSAIAAVGWAYVGDRGNRKPLLMAGTVIWGLGAAGTALAGSYPLFFAAQLVAAIGLGAVASVGFSVVSDLITPARRGLVMGFWGLSQGVGTLAGTLLGGLLGHADWRRPFLVLAAAGLVATVAYLFTVDVRRGQSQPELAGRFAAGGEYEHRISRADLPTIARRRTNVWLVAQGLTAQVAFGSLVWLPALFRARAEDQGYTAGTAIVVGSVFATLFQLGGALSIVGGLVGDRLQRRTPRGRALVAAVGILAAVPFYLVLFFVPMRIDVPDGAGAGTVTAAVLRGVFSEPTIGLAFLTALLALALTSANSPNWFALIADVNPPEHRGTVYSLGNLVNGVGRATGNALLPVALRAIGGAVPPPMNYAVGLAVFQLFFVPTGIMYWLASRTAPCDIDDVHTLLTGRAAGGGTSAAGPEPVSDAAEPRR
- a CDS encoding DUF2306 domain-containing protein, encoding MSDTAVMASPPVRTTSRRPVRRSRTGWTAVLLTSLAIGGFSLYTYASADLRALADDGAGLAGTYVDAPLPVRWAFYVHVALGSLALLLGPWQFSQRLRRRWPLAHRSVGVAYLLTVGVAAVCALVMLPFNHARIVGFFGFGAVAVLWAYTAWRGFDTARRRDLRQHQAWMIRNYALTFAAVTLRSWVGVLIVVQLPFAGPDTDPDLLFETAYAAVPFLSWLPNVIVAEWLIRRRDLPSYRLVDRSPDQGVSRAS
- a CDS encoding LacI family DNA-binding transcriptional regulator, producing MTRIDDVARLAGVSTATVSRALRGLPTVTEATRLRVLDAAARLGYIASPSASRLAGGKTRAVAVVVPRITRWFFSTVVEAAEDTLQEAGYSLLLYNLGGRERTRHRLLQTANLHQRVDAMMLIATPLEPSDFAAITASAMPGVTVSSGTVVPGWPSVRIDDVAAARSATAHLIGLGHRRIAHISGSSADELAFTTHLDRRRGYQEALIAAGLTTDPALDVEGDFTISGGGRATTELLRRDPLPSAIFAACDEMAFGAIAVLRQAGLRVPADVSVIGVDDHDVARVVGLTTVAQPAAEQGRLAARALLGPLRGAGRDEPVASVILPTRLILRESTAPPAGTR
- a CDS encoding carbohydrate ABC transporter permease → MTTTTPPVAAPATSGEEQPRTRVGRVRKRLNTPAATIVAIVIAVIWTIPTFGLFVSSFRPAEEIRTTGWWTFFTNPQVTLENYQDVLFGRSSSSGQLSSYFINSLVITIPSGLFPLAFAALAAYALAWINFRGRDLIYICIFALQIVPLQMALVPLLRFFSQGTTIGGITLTPAWGLDSYERYVQVWFAHTCFALPLGVFLLHNFVSQLPKDLMEAARVDGATHPKIFRTIVLPLIAPALAAFGIFQFLWVWNDLLVALIFAGGESRVAPLTVRLAELAGTRGDEWQRLTSGAFVSIIVPLIVFLSLQRYFVRGLLAGSVKG
- a CDS encoding glycoside hydrolase family 13 protein codes for the protein MSTPAARTRDDAATRWWRQAVIYQIYPRSFADSDGDGIGDLPGVTARLDHLVALGVDAVWLSPFYPSPQADAGYDVADYRDVDPIFGRLADADQLIAEAHDRGLRVIVDLVPNHTSSAHRWFVEALAAAPGDAARQRYIFRDGRGPNGDQPPNSWHSVFGGPAWTRTENPDGSPGQWYLHLFDAGQPDLNWDNPLVRDEFIDILRFWLDRGVDGFRVDVAHGLVKQADLADWHYPEETYSGEHVDLPRPPMWDQDGVHDVYRQWREVLDGYPGEQILVAEAWVQPAERLAAYVRADEMHQAFNFEYLEAAWTADAQRTVIERSLAAADAVGAPTTWVLSNHDVLRHATRLALPVGAPRPNGIGADDPQPDPALGLRRARAASLLMLALPGSAYLYQGEELGLPEHTTLPDEVRQDPTWRRSGHTQRGRDGCRVPIPWEADAPSYGFGPTDASWLPQPPVWAEYAADRQVGVPGSTYEMYRTALALRREHGLGAGELRWLDSPPDVLAFQVGASNGESTGDEPGGLIVITNFSAGPVPLPPGLEPVHVSGPLDDGDRVPTDITVWARQRR